The proteins below come from a single Rhizobium tropici CIAT 899 genomic window:
- a CDS encoding ABC transporter ATP-binding protein encodes MAPLLDVQGLNAWYGESHILHGVDMRVGEGETITILGRNGVGKTTTLRTIVGIVRARKGRITFAGKDMMQVPLHKTAHQGIGFVPEERGIFSTLSVYENLMLPPVVAAGGMTLEEIFELFPNLHERRNSVGTRLSGGEQQMLAMARILRTGVRMLLLDEPTEGLAPVIVQRIGEVLQKLKGRGMTILLVEQNFRFASRIADRFYVMDHGQMVSEFPVGELSERMDMLHKVLGV; translated from the coding sequence ATGGCGCCGCTTTTGGACGTTCAGGGCCTCAATGCCTGGTATGGCGAAAGCCATATTCTGCACGGTGTCGATATGCGTGTGGGCGAGGGGGAGACCATCACCATCCTCGGCCGCAACGGCGTCGGCAAGACGACGACGCTGCGCACGATCGTCGGCATCGTCCGCGCCCGCAAGGGCAGAATTACATTCGCCGGCAAGGACATGATGCAGGTGCCGCTGCACAAGACGGCGCATCAGGGCATCGGCTTCGTGCCGGAAGAACGCGGCATCTTCTCGACGCTCAGCGTCTATGAAAACCTGATGCTGCCGCCGGTCGTCGCAGCAGGCGGCATGACGCTCGAAGAGATCTTCGAGCTGTTTCCCAACCTGCATGAGCGGCGCAACAGCGTCGGTACCAGGCTCTCCGGCGGCGAGCAGCAGATGCTCGCCATGGCCCGCATCCTGCGCACCGGCGTCCGCATGCTGCTGCTGGACGAGCCTACCGAGGGGCTTGCTCCGGTCATCGTCCAGCGCATCGGCGAAGTCCTGCAGAAGCTCAAAGGCCGCGGCATGACCATCTTGCTCGTCGAACAGAATTTCCGCTTTGCGAGCCGCATCGCCGATCGCTTCTATGTGATGGATCACGGCCAGATGGTCTCGGAATTCCCGGTCGGCGAACTCTCCGAGCGCATGGATATGCTGCACAAGGTTCTGGGGGTCTGA
- the mscL gene encoding large conductance mechanosensitive channel protein MscL codes for MLNEFKAFIAKGNVMDLAVGVIIGGAFGGIVKSLVDDIIMPIVGAIFGGFDFSNYFIGLASGVNAPTLAAARAQGAVLAYGSFITVLINFLILAWIIFLMVKGVNALRSQVERKDEKVAEAAPPPADVQLLTEIRDLLAKR; via the coding sequence ATGCTTAATGAATTCAAGGCATTTATCGCTAAAGGCAACGTCATGGACCTTGCGGTCGGCGTGATCATCGGCGGCGCTTTCGGCGGGATCGTGAAATCGCTGGTTGACGATATCATCATGCCGATCGTCGGCGCGATTTTCGGCGGTTTCGATTTTTCGAACTATTTCATCGGCCTCGCCTCAGGTGTCAACGCACCGACGCTCGCTGCGGCCCGTGCCCAGGGCGCGGTTCTTGCCTACGGCAGTTTCATCACCGTCCTCATCAATTTCCTCATTCTCGCCTGGATCATCTTCCTGATGGTCAAGGGCGTCAACGCGCTGCGCTCGCAAGTCGAGCGTAAGGATGAGAAGGTCGCCGAAGCGGCACCGCCGCCGGCCGATGTCCAGTTGCTGACGGAAATCCGCGACCTTCTCGCCAAGCGCTGA
- a CDS encoding branched-chain amino acid ABC transporter permease — MAGLISLSSKERPKLSVQKLLLVVGLVGLIWAPFFIYPIFVMKVLCFALFACAFNLLLGYAGLLSFGHATFFGGAAYFTAHAVKEWGLPPELGILIGVAGASLLGLVMGFVAIRRQGIYFAMITLALSYMFYFFCLQAAFTHGEDGIQSVPRGYLFGVLDLSNSLNMYYFVLAVFLIGVLIIWRFINSPFGMILKSIRENEQRAISLGYSVAHYKLGAFVMSAALAGLAGAVKALVFQFATLTDVAWQMSGEVILMTLLGGIGTLIGPLFGAGFVATLENYLATSEFPVTIITGIVFMVCVLLFRRGVVGEFYASRLGRKLGFEYRR; from the coding sequence ATGGCTGGATTAATCAGCTTGAGTTCCAAGGAGCGTCCGAAGCTTTCCGTGCAGAAGCTGCTTTTGGTCGTCGGCCTCGTCGGCCTGATCTGGGCGCCGTTCTTTATCTACCCGATCTTCGTCATGAAGGTGCTCTGCTTCGCGCTGTTTGCCTGTGCCTTCAATCTGCTGCTCGGCTATGCCGGCCTGCTCTCCTTCGGCCATGCCACCTTCTTCGGCGGCGCGGCCTATTTCACCGCCCACGCCGTGAAGGAATGGGGCCTGCCGCCTGAGCTCGGCATTTTGATCGGCGTCGCCGGCGCGTCCCTGCTTGGCCTGGTCATGGGCTTCGTCGCCATCCGCCGGCAGGGCATCTATTTCGCCATGATCACGCTGGCGCTCTCCTACATGTTCTATTTCTTCTGCCTGCAGGCGGCATTTACCCATGGCGAGGACGGCATTCAGTCGGTTCCGCGGGGCTACCTCTTCGGCGTCCTTGACCTCAGCAACTCTTTGAACATGTATTATTTCGTCCTCGCCGTGTTTCTGATCGGCGTGCTGATCATCTGGCGTTTCATCAATTCGCCCTTCGGCATGATCCTGAAGTCGATCCGCGAGAACGAACAGCGGGCGATCTCGCTCGGCTATTCCGTCGCGCATTACAAGCTCGGCGCCTTCGTCATGTCGGCGGCGCTCGCCGGGCTTGCAGGGGCGGTTAAGGCGCTGGTCTTCCAGTTTGCGACGCTCACCGATGTCGCCTGGCAGATGTCCGGCGAGGTCATCCTCATGACGCTCCTCGGCGGCATCGGCACGCTGATCGGCCCGCTTTTCGGTGCTGGCTTCGTGGCGACGCTGGAAAACTATCTGGCGACTTCGGAATTCCCCGTCACCATCATCACCGGCATCGTCTTCATGGTTTGCGTCCTGCTCTTCCGCCGTGGGGTCGTCGGCGAATTCTACGCCTCGCGGCTGGGACGGAAGCTGGGGTTCGAGTATCGGCGGTGA
- a CDS encoding GMC family oxidoreductase, with product MDRFDYIIIGAGSAGCVLANRLSADRNNRVLLLEAGGNDNYHWIHIPVGYLYCINNPRTDWCFTTSPEAGLNGRSLNYPRGKVLGGCSSINGMIYMRGQARDYDLWRQLGCAGWGWDDVLPYFVKSEDHYRGKDEMHGAGGEWRVEKARVRWAVLDAFQAAAKEAGIPETADFNRGNNEGSGYFDVNQRSGIRWNTTKAFLRPAMKRGNLTVYTKAQVCRLIVEGDAVTGVEFQHDGVAKRAYATKETVLSAGSISSPHILELSGIGHGEVLSKAGIDVVREVRSVGENLQDHLQLRLAYKVTGVPTLNEKATKLIGKAAIGLEYLVRRSGPMAMAPSQLGIFTRSGPDKETPDLQYHVQPVSLDRFGDPVHPFPAITASVCNLRPESRGSVHVRSPDFALQPAISPNYLSAARDREIAVRSIRLTRRIVAQPSFARFCPEEFKPGPAYETDADLERAAGDIGTTIFHPVGTCRMGGDGQSVVDPRLRLRALARLRIADASVMPSITSGNTNSPTIMIAEKAAEMILADNR from the coding sequence ATGGATCGCTTCGACTACATCATTATCGGTGCCGGCAGTGCCGGATGCGTGCTGGCCAACCGGCTTTCGGCCGACCGTAATAACAGGGTGCTGCTGCTGGAAGCCGGCGGCAATGACAATTACCACTGGATCCACATCCCGGTCGGCTACCTTTATTGCATCAACAATCCCCGCACCGATTGGTGCTTCACCACGTCACCGGAAGCGGGGCTGAATGGCCGGTCGCTGAACTATCCGCGCGGAAAGGTGCTCGGCGGCTGCTCCTCGATCAACGGCATGATCTATATGCGCGGCCAGGCCCGCGATTACGATCTCTGGCGCCAGCTCGGCTGCGCCGGTTGGGGCTGGGATGATGTGCTGCCCTATTTCGTCAAGTCCGAGGATCACTATCGCGGCAAGGACGAGATGCATGGCGCCGGCGGCGAATGGCGGGTCGAGAAGGCGCGCGTGCGCTGGGCCGTGCTCGATGCCTTCCAGGCAGCCGCCAAGGAGGCCGGCATCCCCGAAACGGCTGATTTCAATCGCGGCAACAATGAAGGTTCCGGCTATTTCGACGTCAACCAGCGCTCCGGCATTCGCTGGAACACCACGAAAGCCTTTTTGCGCCCGGCCATGAAGCGCGGCAATCTAACCGTCTATACCAAGGCGCAGGTCTGCCGGCTGATCGTCGAGGGGGATGCCGTGACCGGCGTCGAATTCCAGCATGACGGCGTGGCAAAGCGCGCCTATGCCACCAAGGAAACGGTGCTCTCTGCCGGCTCCATCAGCTCGCCGCACATTCTCGAGCTCTCAGGCATCGGCCATGGCGAGGTGTTGAGCAAAGCCGGCATCGACGTCGTGCGCGAGGTTCGGTCCGTCGGCGAGAACCTGCAGGATCATCTGCAGCTTCGCCTTGCCTACAAGGTGACCGGCGTGCCCACGTTGAACGAGAAGGCGACGAAGCTGATCGGCAAAGCGGCGATCGGCCTCGAATATCTGGTTCGCCGGTCAGGCCCTATGGCGATGGCGCCTAGCCAGCTCGGCATCTTCACCCGCTCCGGGCCGGACAAGGAAACACCGGACCTACAATATCATGTGCAGCCGGTCTCGCTCGACAGGTTCGGCGATCCCGTTCATCCCTTTCCCGCTATCACCGCCAGCGTATGCAACCTCCGCCCTGAAAGCCGCGGCTCGGTGCATGTGCGCAGCCCCGATTTCGCCCTCCAACCGGCCATCAGCCCCAACTATCTTTCCGCAGCTCGCGACCGGGAGATCGCCGTGCGCTCCATTCGCCTGACGCGGCGGATCGTGGCACAGCCCTCCTTCGCCCGGTTCTGCCCGGAGGAGTTCAAGCCGGGGCCGGCCTATGAGACCGATGCCGATCTGGAGCGCGCCGCTGGCGATATCGGCACGACGATTTTCCATCCGGTCGGTACGTGCCGTATGGGCGGCGACGGGCAAAGCGTTGTCGACCCCCGCTTGCGGCTCAGAGCATTGGCAAGGCTGCGTATCGCCGACGCCTCCGTCATGCCATCAATCACATCGGGCAACACCAATTCACCAACCATCATGATCGCCGAAAAGGCAGCCGAAATGATCCTTGCCGACAACAGATGA
- a CDS encoding LysR family transcriptional regulator: MKRTPHFTWDDLQFFLAVARTGQLSTAARQLRSSHATVSRRIDRLEFALKVKLFERNPRGYMLTSMGQRFVDTAEHMEQETERLRADLSAGSAAQRGVVRISAPEGFSNFFFTGVLPEFTAKHPNISLELITIQQIMSLSRKEADIVVVLDPPKAGPYFTEKLTDYHLQVYGSRDYLARHPPIESRDDLPDFAFIGYIEDMIFAPGLDYLDDVHPRIRPQFQSSSIFAQLTATKNGQGLCVLPFFIAGKHPDLQVVLPHEVDLRRHYWITCHRDLRQSPRVRTVIDFLAEAVRKNAPAFLGPWRRES; the protein is encoded by the coding sequence ATGAAGCGCACGCCGCACTTTACCTGGGACGATCTGCAGTTCTTCCTTGCCGTTGCGCGAACGGGGCAGCTTTCCACGGCGGCACGACAATTGCGCAGCAGCCATGCCACGGTCTCACGCCGTATCGACCGGCTGGAATTCGCCTTGAAGGTCAAGCTCTTCGAACGCAATCCACGCGGTTACATGCTGACGAGCATGGGACAGCGCTTCGTCGATACGGCCGAGCATATGGAGCAGGAGACGGAACGTCTTCGCGCCGATCTGTCTGCGGGATCGGCAGCACAACGGGGTGTCGTGCGCATCAGTGCGCCGGAGGGTTTTTCCAACTTCTTCTTCACCGGCGTCCTGCCGGAATTCACTGCGAAGCACCCAAACATTTCACTCGAGCTGATCACCATCCAGCAGATCATGTCGCTCTCGCGCAAGGAGGCCGATATCGTCGTGGTGCTCGACCCGCCGAAGGCCGGCCCCTACTTCACCGAGAAGCTCACCGACTATCATCTCCAGGTCTACGGATCGCGTGACTACCTCGCCCGCCATCCGCCGATCGAAAGCCGCGATGACCTGCCGGACTTCGCCTTTATCGGTTATATCGAGGATATGATTTTTGCGCCGGGCCTGGATTATCTCGATGACGTCCATCCGCGCATCAGGCCGCAATTCCAGAGCTCGAGCATCTTTGCTCAGCTGACGGCGACCAAGAATGGCCAGGGGCTCTGCGTACTGCCGTTCTTCATTGCCGGCAAGCACCCCGATCTGCAGGTGGTCCTGCCGCATGAGGTGGATCTCAGGCGCCACTACTGGATTACATGCCATCGCGACCTGCGCCAATCGCCACGCGTGCGCACCGTCATCGATTTTCTCGCGGAAGCCGTGCGCAAGAATGCGCCGGCCTTTCTTGGTCCCTGGAGACGGGAAAGCTGA
- a CDS encoding ABC transporter ATP-binding protein has protein sequence MAMSATHPHEEPRVVLSARGLRRDFGGFTAVKNVDLDVHHAQVHALIGPNGAGKTTVFNLLTKFLQPTHGTITLLGTDITKTRPDKVARMGLVRSFQISAVFPHLTVLDNVRVALQRPNNLAHQFWRPLSALDSLNARAEQLIASVGLSKERDAIAADLSYGRKRVLEIATTLALDPKVLLLDEPMAGMGLEDVNTVSAIIRDVARDRAVLMVEHNLSVVADICHHVTVLQRGEILAQGDYATVSRDPRVREAYMGTEEA, from the coding sequence ATGGCGATGTCCGCGACACATCCGCATGAAGAGCCCCGGGTGGTTTTGTCCGCCCGGGGACTGCGCCGCGATTTCGGCGGCTTCACTGCTGTCAAGAATGTCGATCTCGACGTACATCATGCCCAGGTCCACGCGCTGATCGGCCCGAACGGCGCGGGCAAGACGACGGTGTTCAACCTGCTCACCAAGTTCCTGCAGCCGACGCATGGGACCATCACGCTGCTCGGCACCGATATTACCAAGACGAGACCTGACAAGGTCGCGCGCATGGGCCTTGTGCGCTCCTTCCAGATTTCCGCCGTCTTCCCGCATCTGACGGTGCTGGACAATGTCCGCGTCGCCTTGCAGCGGCCGAACAATCTCGCCCACCAGTTCTGGCGGCCGCTGTCGGCCCTCGACAGCCTCAATGCCCGAGCCGAACAGCTCATTGCCTCCGTCGGTCTATCGAAGGAACGCGATGCCATCGCCGCCGATCTTTCCTATGGCCGCAAGCGTGTGCTGGAGATCGCGACCACGCTTGCGCTCGACCCGAAAGTGCTGTTGCTCGACGAGCCTATGGCCGGCATGGGGCTCGAAGATGTCAACACGGTCTCCGCCATCATCCGTGATGTCGCGCGCGACAGGGCCGTGCTCATGGTCGAGCACAATCTCTCCGTCGTTGCCGATATCTGCCATCATGTCACGGTGCTGCAGCGCGGCGAGATCCTCGCCCAGGGCGATTACGCGACAGTCAGCCGCGATCCGCGCGTCCGCGAAGCCTATATGGGCACGGAGGAAGCTTGA
- a CDS encoding branched-chain amino acid ABC transporter permease, with protein MTTIFGIPAQALLGQLLIGLINGSFYALLSLGLAIIFGMLRVINFAHGALYMLGAFTAYLLFAYAGIGYWPALVLAPLIVGLFGALVERLCLRRLYRIDPLYGLLFTFGMALTIEGTFRYLYGSSGQPYAVPTELAGAKNIGFMFLPVYRGWVVIASLVVCIGTWLLIEKTKLGAYLRAATENSTLVQVFGVNVPVLLTLTYGFGVALAAFAGVLAAPIYQVSPLMGSNMIIIVFAVVVVGGMGSIMGAIVTGYMLGIAEGLTKVFYPEASNIVIFVIMAIVLLLRPAGLFGREA; from the coding sequence ATGACGACGATATTCGGCATCCCCGCCCAGGCTCTTCTCGGTCAATTGCTGATCGGCCTCATCAACGGCTCCTTCTATGCGCTGCTAAGCCTCGGTCTTGCGATCATCTTCGGTATGTTGCGGGTCATCAACTTCGCCCATGGCGCGCTCTATATGCTTGGCGCCTTCACCGCCTATCTCTTGTTTGCCTATGCCGGCATCGGCTATTGGCCGGCCCTCGTTCTCGCGCCGCTGATCGTCGGCCTGTTCGGTGCACTGGTCGAGCGGCTCTGCCTGCGCCGGCTCTACAGGATCGATCCGCTCTACGGGCTGCTTTTCACCTTCGGCATGGCGCTGACCATCGAAGGAACCTTCCGCTATCTCTACGGTTCCTCCGGCCAGCCCTATGCTGTACCAACGGAGCTGGCGGGCGCGAAGAATATCGGCTTCATGTTCCTGCCGGTCTATCGCGGCTGGGTCGTCATCGCCTCTCTGGTCGTCTGCATCGGCACCTGGCTGTTGATCGAGAAGACCAAGCTCGGCGCCTATCTGCGCGCGGCGACGGAAAATTCCACACTTGTGCAGGTCTTCGGCGTCAACGTGCCGGTGCTTCTGACGCTCACCTACGGTTTCGGCGTGGCGCTTGCCGCCTTTGCCGGGGTGCTGGCCGCGCCCATCTATCAGGTCTCGCCGCTGATGGGATCGAACATGATCATCATCGTCTTCGCCGTTGTGGTCGTCGGCGGCATGGGCTCGATCATGGGCGCGATCGTCACGGGCTATATGCTTGGGATTGCCGAGGGCCTCACCAAGGTTTTCTATCCTGAAGCCTCGAATATCGTCATCTTCGTGATCATGGCAATTGTGCTGCTTCTGAGACCTGCAGGTCTCTTCGGTCGGGAGGCGTGA
- a CDS encoding ABC transporter substrate-binding protein, with product MRKSLIASLAFLLAASTAAFAAGPSDGVVKIGILNDQSGVYADFGGKSSVAAAKMAAEDFGGKVLGVPIEIVDADHQNKPDIASNIARQWYDQDKVDAIMELTTSSVALAVQAVGKEKKKIDIVTGAATTDLTGKQCSPYGFHWAYDTHALAVGTGGALVKQGGDTWFFLTADYAFGYSLEQQTSDFVKASGGKVLGSVRHPLSTNDFSSFLLQAQSSGAKVIGLANAGLDTSNAIKQASEFGITQGGQHLAALLFTLAEVHGLGLQAAQGLTLTEGYYWNLDDKSREFGKRFFARTGKMPNMIHAGTYSAVMQYLKAVQKAGTDDTDAVAKQLHEMPVDDFFGRGGTVGANGRMIHDMYLLQVKKPEESKEPWDYFNVLATIPGKEAYIDPAKSGCDLVKQ from the coding sequence ATGCGAAAGAGTCTTATTGCATCCCTTGCATTTCTGCTTGCAGCCAGCACTGCTGCTTTCGCCGCCGGCCCGTCCGATGGTGTCGTCAAGATCGGCATCCTCAACGACCAGTCCGGCGTCTATGCGGATTTCGGCGGGAAATCATCGGTAGCGGCCGCCAAGATGGCCGCCGAGGATTTCGGCGGCAAGGTTCTCGGCGTGCCGATCGAAATCGTCGATGCCGACCACCAGAACAAGCCCGATATCGCCTCCAACATCGCCCGCCAATGGTATGACCAGGACAAGGTCGATGCCATCATGGAGCTGACGACCTCTTCGGTCGCGCTCGCCGTGCAGGCGGTCGGCAAGGAAAAGAAGAAGATCGATATCGTCACGGGTGCTGCGACCACCGATCTCACCGGCAAGCAATGCTCGCCCTATGGCTTCCATTGGGCCTATGACACGCATGCTCTCGCCGTCGGCACCGGCGGCGCGCTCGTCAAGCAGGGCGGCGACACATGGTTCTTCCTGACGGCGGACTATGCTTTTGGCTATTCGCTCGAGCAGCAGACCAGCGATTTCGTCAAGGCAAGCGGCGGTAAGGTGCTCGGCTCCGTCCGCCATCCGCTGTCGACCAATGACTTTTCCTCCTTCCTGCTGCAGGCCCAGTCGTCCGGCGCCAAGGTGATCGGCCTTGCCAATGCCGGCCTCGACACCTCGAATGCCATCAAGCAGGCCTCGGAATTCGGCATCACCCAGGGTGGCCAGCATCTGGCGGCGCTGCTCTTCACGCTCGCCGAAGTTCATGGCCTCGGCCTGCAGGCGGCACAAGGCCTCACGCTGACGGAAGGCTATTACTGGAACCTCGACGACAAGAGCCGCGAGTTCGGCAAGCGCTTCTTCGCCCGTACCGGCAAGATGCCGAACATGATCCATGCCGGCACTTATTCCGCCGTGATGCAGTATCTGAAGGCGGTGCAGAAGGCCGGCACTGACGATACCGACGCCGTTGCCAAGCAGTTGCATGAGATGCCTGTTGATGATTTCTTCGGTCGCGGCGGTACGGTCGGCGCCAACGGCCGCATGATTCACGACATGTATCTGCTTCAGGTGAAGAAGCCTGAGGAGAGCAAGGAGCCGTGGGATTACTTCAACGTGCTGGCGACGATCCCTGGCAAGGAAGCTTATATCGATCCGGCCAAGAGCGGCTGCGACCTCGTCAAGCAATAG
- the galE gene encoding UDP-glucose 4-epimerase GalE, which yields MTVLVTGGAGYIGSHMVWRLLDAGEDVVVLDRLSTGFRWAVPPAARFYLGDIADEALLHQIFAENNIEAIIHFAGSAVVPVSIEDPLAYYENNTGKTRILMSAAIRAGIRHFVFSSTAAVYGQQPADRPVGEDAPLRPESPYGQSKLMSELMLRDAAVAYDFRYVALRYFNVAGADPEGRAGQSTNGATHLIKVACEAALGRRGQVDIYGTDYATHDGTGVRDYIHVSDLVEAHLMALRHLREDGRSLVANCGYGQGYSVLDVLNMVMRVYGRAFRIHIAPRRAGDMASIVADATLARRELGWTPKYNDLEMIVRSSLDWELRLAERAGFDAAGVSRVYAAPSTL from the coding sequence ATGACTGTCTTGGTGACGGGCGGGGCCGGTTATATCGGCAGCCACATGGTCTGGAGATTGCTGGACGCGGGAGAGGACGTGGTTGTCCTCGATCGTCTCTCTACGGGCTTTCGCTGGGCCGTTCCGCCGGCTGCCCGCTTCTATCTCGGCGATATCGCCGATGAAGCGCTCCTGCATCAGATTTTCGCCGAGAATAATATAGAGGCCATCATTCATTTTGCCGGTTCGGCGGTTGTTCCGGTGTCGATCGAGGATCCACTTGCCTATTATGAGAACAACACCGGCAAGACCCGCATTCTCATGAGCGCCGCCATCAGGGCCGGCATCCGCCATTTCGTCTTTTCGTCCACCGCCGCTGTTTATGGCCAGCAGCCGGCGGACAGGCCGGTCGGCGAAGATGCGCCGCTGCGGCCTGAATCCCCCTATGGTCAATCCAAGCTGATGTCCGAGCTGATGCTGCGCGATGCCGCTGTTGCTTATGATTTCCGCTATGTAGCGCTGCGTTATTTCAACGTGGCCGGCGCCGATCCCGAGGGGCGGGCAGGGCAATCGACCAACGGCGCGACCCACCTCATCAAGGTCGCCTGCGAGGCCGCCCTCGGCCGCCGCGGTCAGGTCGATATCTACGGCACTGATTATGCGACGCATGACGGCACCGGCGTTCGCGACTATATCCACGTCAGTGATCTCGTCGAGGCGCATCTGATGGCATTGCGGCATCTGCGCGAAGACGGCCGCTCACTGGTTGCCAATTGCGGCTACGGCCAGGGATATTCGGTTCTGGACGTGCTCAACATGGTCATGCGCGTCTATGGCCGCGCCTTCCGCATCCACATCGCTCCCCGGCGCGCCGGCGATATGGCCAGTATCGTCGCCGATGCGACGCTTGCTCGTCGCGAATTGGGATGGACGCCGAAATACAACGATCTGGAAATGATCGTGCGCTCGTCGCTGGATTGGGAGCTTCGCCTTGCCGAACGTGCGGGCTTCGATGCGGCGGGCGTCAGCAGGGTCTACGCCGCTCCAAGCACGCTATAA
- a CDS encoding pyridoxal phosphate-dependent aminotransferase: MSILDSLSPRALAAPESGIVEVVNYARGREGLLPLWVGEGDLPTPDFINRAAMASLNAGETFYTWQRGIPELRQALADYYGRHFGTSLPMENFYVVGSGMQAIQLSVQAITAPGDEMVYLSPAWPNIAAALEIAGARSVAVPLQFEHGKWSLDLDRLEAAITPKTKGLFINTPSNPTGWTATHQDLSDILALARKHDLWIMADEIYALYYYAGGRAPSFLDVKEADDKILFVNSFSKNWSMTGWRVGWIVAPAELGQVIENLVQYSTSGVAQFMQKGAVAALNEGDDFVRSNIEKATRSRDILCDALIATNRVQTLKPDGALYSFLKIDGVTDSRKAAIDIVDKTGVGLAPGTAFGLGGELFMRACFLRDPVQVADAAERLSKYILGL, translated from the coding sequence ATGTCGATACTAGATAGCCTCAGCCCGCGCGCGCTTGCAGCACCTGAAAGCGGGATCGTCGAAGTGGTCAATTATGCCCGCGGCCGTGAGGGCCTGCTGCCGCTTTGGGTCGGCGAGGGCGACCTGCCGACGCCGGATTTCATCAATCGCGCCGCCATGGCCTCGCTCAACGCCGGCGAGACCTTCTACACCTGGCAGCGCGGCATTCCGGAACTGCGCCAGGCGCTCGCCGATTATTATGGCCGGCATTTCGGTACCTCGCTGCCGATGGAGAACTTCTATGTCGTCGGCTCCGGCATGCAGGCGATCCAGCTATCCGTGCAGGCCATCACCGCTCCCGGCGACGAGATGGTTTATCTCTCCCCAGCCTGGCCGAACATCGCTGCCGCGCTCGAGATCGCAGGCGCCCGCTCCGTCGCCGTACCCTTACAATTCGAGCACGGTAAATGGTCGCTCGATCTCGATCGGCTGGAAGCGGCGATCACGCCCAAGACCAAGGGCCTGTTCATCAATACCCCGTCCAACCCGACGGGCTGGACGGCGACCCACCAGGATCTCAGCGATATTCTCGCCTTGGCGCGCAAGCACGATCTCTGGATCATGGCCGACGAAATCTATGCGCTCTACTACTATGCCGGCGGCCGCGCGCCGAGCTTCCTCGATGTCAAGGAAGCGGACGACAAGATCCTCTTCGTCAATTCCTTCTCGAAGAACTGGTCGATGACCGGTTGGCGTGTCGGCTGGATCGTCGCACCTGCAGAGCTCGGACAGGTGATCGAAAACCTCGTGCAGTATTCGACCTCCGGCGTCGCGCAATTCATGCAGAAGGGCGCGGTTGCAGCGCTGAACGAGGGCGATGATTTCGTCCGCTCCAATATCGAGAAGGCCACTCGCTCGCGCGATATCCTCTGCGACGCGCTGATTGCTACCAATCGCGTGCAGACGCTGAAGCCGGATGGTGCGCTCTATTCCTTCCTGAAGATCGATGGCGTGACCGACAGCCGCAAGGCCGCCATCGACATCGTCGACAAGACCGGTGTCGGTCTCGCGCCTGGGACGGCTTTCGGGCTAGGCGGCGAGCTGTTCATGCGTGCGTGCTTCCTGCGCGATCCGGTGCAGGTGGCGGATGCTGCGGAGCGGTTGAGCAAGTATATTTTGGGGTTGTAG